acAAAAGTCGTGTTGAATGACACAAGATTTCACCGATcacacaattcctgtatatctttttagtttcaatctctCAACCAGCGTGTTGGTAATTGAAAGGTGTTCCCATCATTTGATCTCAGTCAAAACTCCTCACATATCCATTGTTGAGGCTCACAGACGGTATACCCCATCcatcttttcagtgacaatatctCGCTCAGCCATAGCGATATCTGAACTGGTCAACCGCAtgtcataagtttatgaaattgataccTTCATTGTATGATtaactgaaaatacaaaataatcatactgtaccTGGCTGACGTGACAAGCTCTGCTATGTGTACCGGTATAATCCATGGTCGTAATTAAATCGGTAATCCAACAGGAATTAATTCTTCGCAATTTCTATCCGATCAACAACTGTCAATTATCTAAATAGTATCGATATTGTAAAGCCTAAAATGACAACTACTAACTGTCAAGTGTGACCTTCGTatagaatggtaaacaatgcgtatgaatatttttgataaacaagtgaaaacaaagtatatatctcagacaatctatagaaatatgttttatttgtctttgtgactttaccaaaagtattcatagtaattgtttataagcatattttgaattatgttaaTAACTAGTGGGGCGCTATTTCGAAtctaattgtttaaaatttcacGAGGAGTTGATGTCTAGGCAAACATCTCTGACATATGACAAAGTTTTAGGCTTATCTGCGTTATaagtacatgttttataaagCGACATGGACATTCGAAAATCGGACCTAAATAAACCATTTAAGATAATAACACGATAGGAGCACATGACGAGATATGAAGTGCATGTTTGTGAATATTAGTTATTTagtatcattttaaatgtgACATGAGTTATGTACAGACTTATGCTTATATATAGGTAAACACAGAAATGGATTTAACTTTTAATTCTACATTAATAACATCGTTAATTGGCATTTTAGTATTAGTTGGTTATGGAGCCATTTCGTTCTACCTCTATATTCGAAGGGTAGAGAAAGTATTTGAAGGGTTCAGAACACCCCCGTACCACTGGCTCCTCGGATCTTTGGCGAAGGTTAGgcttcaaaatacatttaaagtgtTTAAGGTTGTATTTGTGTACTATATTTTGCTTAATCGTATTTAACTACTTTAACGTATATCGCTACCCACACCCTTAAATCGTTCAATGTTACTTTTTATCTCAATATAGGAAAAGAAAGGCAATAACCTACACCATAAACACCATTTCGGACAagtaattttttaaattttgcgAGTACACACAAACCctctgccaacactttaaactaaATACATTTCGGTTTTGAAGGAGGGGGCGCAAGTCTCAAGGTAACGTCGAATCCTTGAGCCGCCTTTGGTATATTGACTCTTTCCTTTCAAGCCAATGTTTGAGAAGACAgcatatgtatatgttataggtgttattttatttaaaaactgaatTTTTATGCCATTGTAAGGCGAAGCTGAGAGCAAAAGCTGTGAATAGAGAGCGGGTCGAGGTGTATGAAACCATGTCACTGTGTACCTTCGAAATTATTCTGAAATGCGCATTTTCATGCGATAGGGACATCCAGAAATCGGGGTAAAAGAAAATTGGTCAAAGTTATTATAAATCTATAATTTACTCGTGATTTCCTTGGCACTGCTTATAGAATTGCATTTCCGTAATCGATAAAAATAACAGGGACAAGCCCGGTATGgactttttgtaaatgaatgaatatcTTTGAACTTTGTATTTGTCACGTGTTGTTTGAATTCCATATTTAGTATATTTAAGCATCGGgatagttttgtttgtttgtcaaagtgataaaaaataaatttgtcagCACGTTTTTTTCACGCATTGCTGTTTTTTGCTTTATAGAGATCCATATGCGGAAACAGTCGAGCGAATGACGGCTTCTATTTTCTACAGAATCATGTACGAAcatatgtaataaatatgtcgtttatgtttctttttcttcGCTGCGTTGTTATTTAGTAGGTCTTAATAGTCGAATACTTTGCAATTTATATATCaactttgttcttttttatattaaacattagaATACATTAgcataataatatatgtcaaGCTAAACTGAATAGATATATGGATAAGTGTCTGCTGTTTGGAGcatgaacatttctaaaatcCGTGATACATACAAAATGCAATTACCactatttcttttgtttttatactgcatgtaaaaacatatttaaaataaaaagtttcaaaacacAAGTGTGTGTATAACAGCATGCCCTTGAACAACCTGCAATAGAGAGTAAACCTCGTTTGCATTGACTCACACACAATTTGTACTTTTTCAGTCATCCGTACTTGCTTTTCGACTTCTTGTACCGCATCAGCCCAGCTGGCAGACAATTTAAAAAGGACTGCGACTTTGTCCACAGCTACGCCGAGGAAATCATTAACAACCGACGGAAGGCTCTGGTACTCTTATATGCTTGATGCAGCTTAAGAATTCGTAATTAATAATGCTTTGACAACTATATCGACGAAACCATCAGTaggaaaacaatcaatttttttaaaaattgcctAGCTCTTTGTATAGATAGAAATTAACGtccatattgtataacacgcaaAGAGTTATAACGTCatggtttattttaatttggCGCTCCGATTGGAAAAGGAAGACGTCATCAGCTTTCCTTTGTTACAAACGTATGTCGTcgtttatatttctttaagaacaaaCACTCAATCACAGTAGATGCTGCTAATTTTTAATCGTAATCAAATTTGCTTGCGTGGCGTGCCCTTCTACGTTTATACAGCAAAAAAcgcgatcaatccttaaataaacattgtaaaGCATTGACAAAAATGTCAACCTTGCCTTTTTTCGTCAACATTCTAAGAGTAAAAACATATAGCTGTTTGAAGTCCTACTGTTTATTTTAGGATGATGGCGAGAAGGTGGGTGGCAAGCGGTATGTAGATTTCCTGGACGTTCTACTTACGGCCCGGGACGAGGAGGGCGTAGGACTCTCTCGTCTTGAGATTAGAAACGAAGTCGACTCATTCCTGTCTGCGGGTAACTTTCCGGTCTACATAATGCTATGTAAAGACGTGAAGTACATAAAGGATTTCTTTTCATATACAATGCATAGTACATTCAGTATCTCTAAAGCAAAACCAGTATATTTTCATAagttaatatacatttattttgctcGAGCCAAAGTAAATCGTTACAAAGTATCTAAATGATGTgagttaatatttcatttccCGACCCAGGCCACGAGACGACAGCGTCGACGGCC
The DNA window shown above is from Mya arenaria isolate MELC-2E11 chromosome 6, ASM2691426v1 and carries:
- the LOC128237350 gene encoding cytochrome P450 4F6-like, encoding MDLTFNSTLITSLIGILVLVGYGAISFYLYIRRVEKVFEGFRTPPYHWLLGSLAKAKLRAKAVNRERVEVYETMSLCTFEIILKCAFSCDRDIQKSGDPYAETVERMTASIFYRIIHPYLLFDFLYRISPAGRQFKKDCDFVHSYAEEIINNRRKALDDGEKVGGKRYVDFLDVLLTARDEEGVGLSRLEIRNEVDSFLSAGHETTASTALWVLYSLAKNPDYQLKCQQEVDQVLEGRDSDVIKWSDLPKFEFLTQCIKEAMRLHGPIPIASRDVEAGFELGGRKLPEGTVVQLNMVALHHKESVWGLDHMEFKPERFSPENVSKMSPFQFVPFSAGQRNCIGQHFAMNEEKVLLAKMLRNFTFRLDPTHVVKQTYSGVMRTVDGMYVYVEERNVRTAEE